The Gemmatimonadales bacterium sequence CCGGCTCGGACACCGTGACCATCAGCTTCCAGGGTTACAGCAGCGCCACGGGCATGCTGCTCTATTCCGGCACGCAGAGTATCGAGTTGCGCGGCGGTATCCCGTCCCCGCCCAGGCCGGTCGACGCGACGTACGTCGGACCCGGCCGGGGCGTCCGCTCGATCTCGATCGGTCCCGACCAGGCCGCGCTCCGGCCGGGCGGGACGCAGCAATTCACATACGCCGCCTTCGACACGGCCGGCGTGGAAATGCCGGACGACAGCGTCCCGGTACACTTCGTCTCCACGAATACCAGCGTCGTGCGCGTGAACTCGGCGGGCCTCGCGACGGCGTTGGCGGACGGCACGGCACGGATCATCATCGGGAGCGTCGCGCGGAACAGCATTCGCGACACGGCGCTGTTCACCGTGTCGGCGGCGCCGCCGCCGTTGGTGAGCAGCGTGAGCCCGGCCAACGGGCCGCTGGCGGGCGGGACCAGTGTGACGATCACG is a genomic window containing:
- a CDS encoding Ig-like domain-containing protein; translated protein: MRGLRPAVSAAVVSACLMALGCLDAASPSDGRRADLAFYPVFEGYGPLDGTPSDVDSFRITISNPPFRDTVVVRVLTEGQDSIELRVQVTVNAGSDTVTISFQGYSSATGMLLYSGTQSIELRGGIPSPPRPVDATYVGPGRGVRSISIGPDQAALRPGGTQQFTYAAFDTAGVEMPDDSVPVHFVSTNTSVVRVNSAGLATALADGTARIIIGSVARNSIRDTALFTVSAAPPPLVSSVSPANGPLAGGTSVTIT